One genomic window of Mucilaginibacter sp. SJ includes the following:
- a CDS encoding nucleoside-diphosphate kinase, protein MKNNRTFTMIKPDAVADGHIGAILDIITKNGFKIVALKYTKLSAEKAGQFYEVHKERPFYNGLVEFMSSGPIVAAILEKDNAIAEFRKLIGATNPADAAEGTIRNLYARSIGENAVHGSDSDENADIEGNFFFSAFERF, encoded by the coding sequence ATGAAAAACAACAGAACATTTACCATGATAAAGCCTGATGCCGTTGCAGACGGGCATATCGGTGCTATTTTAGACATTATTACCAAAAACGGCTTTAAAATCGTGGCGCTTAAATACACTAAATTATCTGCCGAAAAAGCGGGTCAGTTTTATGAAGTGCACAAAGAGCGTCCTTTTTATAACGGACTGGTTGAATTTATGTCATCGGGCCCTATCGTAGCGGCTATTCTTGAAAAAGACAACGCTATAGCCGAATTCCGTAAACTGATCGGCGCTACTAACCCGGCCGATGCCGCTGAAGGTACCATCCGTAACCTGTATGCAAGATCAATTGGTGAAAATGCCGTGCATGGCTCAGACTCTGACGAGAATGCCGACATTGAAGGAAACTTCTTTTTCTCGGCTTTTGAAAGGTTTTAA
- a CDS encoding DUF721 domain-containing protein, with the protein MRKTNDKTLKEAIEQMLNVYKIKRRFDETGVITAWPDLVGKSVANRTKELFVRDKKLFLRIESSVIKNELMLMRSQIIEKINNEAKSVLVEEIIFL; encoded by the coding sequence ATGCGTAAAACCAACGACAAAACACTTAAGGAAGCTATTGAGCAAATGCTTAATGTGTATAAGATTAAGCGGCGTTTTGACGAAACCGGTGTTATTACTGCCTGGCCCGACCTGGTAGGCAAGTCAGTAGCCAATCGCACCAAAGAGTTATTTGTGCGCGATAAGAAATTATTCCTGCGGATAGAATCATCAGTAATAAAAAATGAATTGATGCTGATGCGCAGCCAGATAATTGAAAAGATAAATAACGAAGCTAAAAGTGTGCTTGTTGAGGAAATTATCTTCCTCTAA
- the recF gene encoding DNA replication/repair protein RecF (All proteins in this family for which functions are known are DNA-binding proteins that assist the filamentation of RecA onto DNA for the initiation of recombination or recombinational repair.), with amino-acid sequence MHLQQLSVINFKNYDEAELVFSEGVNAFTGNNGAGKTNLLDAIHYLSLCKSYFNPIDSQQIKQGADFFIITGIFNKNNQPEAVACSVKRNQKKQFKRNKKDYQRLADHIGLLPLVMISPNDTSIIIEGSEERRKFIDNVISQTDNHYLDELIAYNKILTNRNALLKQVADTGRYDAGLFEVIDEQLSASGNRIFERRRAFMEGFVTIFNKHYSFLSDNAEHVDLVYESQLLADGLDSLLKKSFDRDRVLERTTAGIHKDDLQFNIHGMAMKKFGSQGQQKSFLIALKLAQYTFLYQQKGFKPLLLLDDVFDKLDDGRVTKLMQMVSNNDFGQVFITDTGVERVESVFNKIGVPVKLFKVKGGAIDA; translated from the coding sequence ATGCACCTGCAACAGCTGTCAGTTATTAACTTTAAAAATTACGATGAGGCCGAACTGGTTTTCAGCGAGGGGGTTAATGCTTTTACAGGTAATAATGGCGCCGGCAAAACCAATTTGCTTGATGCTATTCATTACCTGTCCTTATGCAAAAGCTATTTTAACCCGATAGACAGCCAGCAGATTAAGCAGGGTGCCGATTTTTTTATCATTACCGGTATCTTTAATAAAAACAATCAGCCCGAAGCTGTTGCCTGTTCTGTAAAGCGTAATCAAAAGAAACAGTTTAAGCGCAATAAAAAAGATTATCAGCGCCTGGCCGATCATATCGGACTGTTACCGCTGGTAATGATATCACCAAATGATACCAGTATCATAATCGAAGGGAGCGAAGAACGCCGCAAGTTTATTGATAATGTAATATCGCAAACAGATAACCATTATTTAGATGAGTTGATCGCCTATAATAAAATCCTTACCAACCGTAACGCGCTTTTAAAGCAGGTAGCGGATACTGGGCGATATGATGCAGGCTTGTTTGAAGTGATTGATGAGCAATTGAGTGCTTCGGGCAACCGCATTTTTGAAAGGCGCCGGGCCTTTATGGAGGGTTTTGTTACTATATTTAATAAGCATTACAGTTTTTTGAGCGATAATGCCGAGCATGTCGACCTCGTGTATGAATCGCAACTGCTTGCCGATGGTTTAGATAGTTTATTAAAAAAGAGTTTTGACCGGGATAGAGTGTTGGAGCGTACCACGGCGGGCATTCACAAAGATGATCTGCAATTCAATATCCATGGTATGGCCATGAAAAAGTTTGGGTCGCAGGGGCAGCAAAAGTCATTTTTAATCGCACTTAAGCTTGCTCAATATACATTTTTATACCAACAAAAAGGATTTAAACCCTTGCTTTTGCTTGATGATGTTTTTGATAAGCTTGACGACGGACGGGTTACCAAATTAATGCAGATGGTATCAAACAACGATTTTGGCCAGGTTTTTATAACCGATACCGGGGTTGAGCGGGTTGAAAGCGTTTTTAATAAAATAGGGGTACCTGTTAAACTATTTAAAGTAAAGGGAGGAGCGATTGATGCGTAA
- a CDS encoding tetratricopeptide repeat protein, giving the protein MSKTQANTKVAAPENNFGQSGKFVRENQKSLLFIVGAIIALIAIYFIYIKLYLGPREVTAANQMYKAQDFWQQKNWDKAIKGDAGFPGFEKIISDYSNTKAANLAYFYLGTAYLNKGDYRKAIDNLTNYRGDDNMVAAEAFGSTGDAYVELKDYEKAETYFSKAADKAKNKFLSPLYLKKLGLTYEAQKNNKEAAEAYKRIKTEYPESAEAQNIDEYIARAEAKQ; this is encoded by the coding sequence ATGTCAAAAACCCAGGCGAACACCAAAGTTGCAGCACCAGAAAACAATTTTGGTCAGAGTGGCAAATTTGTACGCGAGAACCAGAAAAGCTTACTATTTATCGTAGGGGCCATTATTGCCCTTATTGCTATCTACTTCATTTACATTAAATTATACTTAGGTCCACGTGAAGTTACTGCCGCTAACCAAATGTACAAAGCGCAGGATTTTTGGCAGCAAAAAAACTGGGACAAAGCCATTAAAGGCGATGCCGGTTTCCCTGGTTTTGAAAAGATCATCAGCGATTACAGCAATACAAAAGCTGCTAACCTTGCTTATTTTTATCTGGGCACTGCTTATTTAAATAAAGGTGACTACCGCAAAGCCATTGATAACCTAACCAACTACCGCGGCGACGACAACATGGTAGCAGCTGAAGCTTTTGGCAGCACAGGCGACGCTTATGTTGAATTAAAAGATTACGAAAAAGCAGAAACTTATTTCAGCAAAGCCGCTGATAAAGCAAAGAATAAATTTTTATCGCCGCTTTATCTTAAAAAGTTAGGTTTAACTTATGAAGCTCAAAAAAACAATAAAGAAGCTGCTGAAGCTTATAAAAGAATAAAAACCGAATATCCTGAAAGCGCTGAAGCTCAAAATATAGACGAATATATAGCCCGCGCCGAAGCGAAACAATAA
- the ribH gene encoding 6,7-dimethyl-8-ribityllumazine synthase has product MATHLKNLSDFSNTEIPSAAPYRFGIVVAEWNAEITNALYQGAYQSLVSNGALAENIFSYQVPGSFELTSGAELLLKKGSLDAVICLGCVIQGETRHFDFICNAVANGVSNVAIKYSKPVIFGVLTTDNQQQAIDRAGGKHGNKGDEAAITAIKMAALAETLNS; this is encoded by the coding sequence ATGGCTACCCATCTTAAAAACCTTTCCGATTTTTCGAATACCGAAATACCATCAGCAGCACCATACCGCTTCGGTATAGTTGTGGCCGAATGGAATGCCGAAATTACCAATGCACTTTACCAGGGTGCATACCAAAGCCTGGTAAGCAATGGCGCACTGGCCGAAAACATTTTCTCATACCAGGTGCCGGGAAGTTTTGAGCTTACATCGGGAGCAGAGCTGTTATTAAAAAAAGGCAGCCTTGATGCGGTAATTTGCCTGGGCTGTGTAATCCAGGGCGAAACAAGGCATTTTGATTTTATTTGCAACGCAGTAGCAAACGGAGTAAGTAATGTTGCCATAAAATACTCAAAACCTGTTATATTTGGGGTATTAACTACTGATAATCAGCAACAGGCTATTGACAGGGCCGGCGGTAAACATGGTAATAAAGGCGATGAAGCGGCTATCACCGCCATTAAAATGGCAGCCCTTGCTGAAACATTAAACAGTTAA
- the ytxJ gene encoding bacillithiol system redox-active protein YtxJ — MNWISLETADQLMAIKQQEGYSLIFKHSTRCSISMMAKRRFELDWDNLPENMPLYFLDLIKYRDLSNQVAQLFQVHHESPQLLLIKNGECILDQSHSGISVDETLEVLN, encoded by the coding sequence ATGAACTGGATTTCGTTGGAGACGGCCGATCAGCTAATGGCGATCAAACAACAAGAAGGCTATAGCCTTATATTTAAACATAGCACGCGCTGCTCCATCAGCATGATGGCCAAAAGGCGTTTTGAGCTTGACTGGGATAATCTCCCTGAAAATATGCCCCTTTACTTTTTAGACCTGATCAAATACCGCGACCTGTCAAACCAGGTTGCACAATTATTCCAGGTACACCACGAATCGCCCCAACTGTTACTCATTAAAAATGGCGAATGCATCCTTGACCAGTCTCACAGCGGCATCTCTGTTGATGAAACTTTAGAGGTGCTGAATTAG
- the lipA gene encoding lipoyl synthase, whose product MIELPVVPAVSQPVRKPDWLRVKLPTGKEYAHVRSLVDTHKLHTICESGNCPNMGECWGAGTATFMILGNICTRSCSFCAVATGRPLAVDVDEPNRVATSVKLMQVKHCVITSVDRDDLKDGGSIIWAETINAIRRQSPDTTLETLLPDFKGNWDNLARVLETRPEVVSHNLETVRRLTKEVRIQAKYDRSLEALKHISEAGLRTKSGIMLGLGETEEDVLEAMDDLLAAGVHILTLGQYLQPTRNHHPVIDWIHPDQFARYKEFGLQKGFRYVESGPLVRSSYHAEKHLFEM is encoded by the coding sequence ATGATTGAATTGCCGGTAGTTCCTGCTGTTAGCCAGCCTGTACGTAAGCCTGATTGGCTTAGGGTTAAGCTTCCTACAGGAAAAGAATATGCTCACGTACGCAGCCTTGTTGATACACATAAACTGCATACTATATGCGAAAGCGGTAACTGCCCTAATATGGGCGAGTGCTGGGGCGCCGGCACAGCCACTTTCATGATCCTTGGTAATATTTGCACCCGTTCGTGTTCGTTTTGTGCAGTTGCAACCGGCAGGCCTTTAGCTGTTGATGTTGATGAGCCCAACCGCGTAGCAACTTCTGTAAAACTAATGCAGGTAAAACATTGCGTTATTACCTCTGTCGATCGTGATGACTTGAAAGACGGTGGTTCCATCATTTGGGCCGAAACTATCAACGCCATTCGCCGTCAAAGCCCCGACACTACTTTAGAAACCCTGCTGCCCGATTTTAAAGGTAACTGGGATAACCTTGCCCGCGTTTTAGAAACCAGGCCCGAAGTAGTTTCGCATAACCTGGAAACTGTAAGGCGCCTTACCAAAGAGGTGCGGATCCAGGCAAAATATGACCGGAGTCTTGAAGCCCTGAAACACATTTCGGAAGCGGGTTTGCGTACAAAATCGGGCATTATGCTTGGCCTGGGCGAAACCGAGGAGGATGTTTTGGAAGCAATGGATGATTTGCTGGCGGCAGGGGTTCATATACTTACCCTGGGGCAATATTTACAGCCTACACGTAACCATCATCCGGTAATTGACTGGATCCATCCCGATCAATTTGCACGTTATAAGGAGTTTGGCCTTCAAAAAGGGTTCAGGTATGTTGAAAGCGGGCCGCTGGTACGCTCATCTTATCATGCAGAAAAACACTTGTTTGAAATGTAA
- a CDS encoding RNA polymerase sigma factor — protein sequence MSEEELVLSLRHREKIAVEALYDMYSASLFGVISRIINDTNIAEDVLQETFVKIWHSFSSYSTEKGRLFTWMVNIARNLAIDKIRSKDFKNQNKNQDIENNVTFIDEQRNTVYKPELMGIKNLVQTLKPEQKQIIELVYFKGYTHVEAAEQLGIPLGTIKTRLRMAIQELRKHFN from the coding sequence ATGTCGGAAGAAGAACTGGTGTTATCATTGCGACACCGGGAAAAAATCGCCGTCGAAGCTTTATATGATATGTATTCGGCCTCGTTATTCGGGGTAATATCACGCATTATAAATGACACCAATATAGCCGAAGATGTTTTACAGGAAACTTTTGTGAAAATCTGGCATTCCTTTTCAAGCTACAGTACTGAAAAAGGCCGTTTATTTACCTGGATGGTTAATATCGCGCGCAACCTTGCGATAGATAAGATCAGATCGAAAGATTTTAAGAATCAGAATAAAAACCAGGATATTGAAAATAACGTAACTTTCATTGACGAGCAAAGAAACACGGTTTACAAACCTGAGTTAATGGGTATTAAAAATTTAGTGCAAACACTGAAACCCGAGCAAAAGCAAATCATCGAGCTGGTGTATTTTAAAGGCTATACCCATGTGGAAGCTGCCGAACAATTGGGCATTCCGTTAGGTACCATTAAAACCCGGTTAAGAATGGCTATCCAGGAACTCAGAAAACATTTTAATTGA
- a CDS encoding anti-sigma factor, which translates to MEDLKAYIETGILELYVLGDVTHAEKLQVEELASKHPAIRAELDQIERSMELYAGENAIEPSEHLRSRILGSLLTNFGDDNDFPTQTHTEREKVVVTQPDKEINFYKYAFAACLVLLLASAVVLYNLYNRLNDINSRLNAMQLQNQHFSTTVSAKDNELNLLRDTSFKLIRLKGTKKSPESVMTVAFSPSKQKVVIDMEGLKLPANDQTHQYQLWALVDGKPVDLGVFDATADSSGFKNMKAIASADAFAVTLEPRGGSASPTLSQMVVMGKY; encoded by the coding sequence GTGGAAGATTTAAAAGCATATATTGAAACAGGGATACTGGAGCTTTACGTATTGGGGGATGTTACCCATGCCGAAAAGCTACAGGTTGAAGAACTGGCTTCAAAGCACCCCGCTATTAGGGCTGAGCTTGACCAAATTGAACGCTCAATGGAACTGTATGCCGGAGAAAACGCGATTGAACCATCTGAACATTTACGCAGCCGCATATTAGGAAGCTTACTTACCAATTTTGGCGACGATAATGACTTTCCTACACAAACCCATACAGAACGGGAAAAAGTTGTGGTTACACAGCCCGATAAAGAAATCAATTTTTATAAATATGCGTTTGCGGCATGCCTTGTTTTATTGTTAGCAAGCGCGGTGGTTTTGTATAATCTTTACAACCGCCTTAATGATATCAATAGCCGGCTAAATGCCATGCAGTTGCAAAACCAGCATTTTAGCACTACGGTTAGCGCAAAGGACAATGAACTGAACCTTTTAAGGGATACCTCATTTAAATTGATCCGCCTGAAAGGAACTAAAAAATCGCCTGAGTCGGTGATGACCGTAGCCTTTAGCCCATCCAAACAAAAAGTGGTGATTGACATGGAAGGCCTTAAACTACCTGCAAATGATCAAACTCACCAATACCAGCTTTGGGCACTGGTGGACGGCAAACCTGTTGATCTGGGTGTATTTGACGCTACAGCAGATTCAAGCGGATTCAAAAATATGAAAGCAATAGCCTCGGCCGATGCCTTCGCGGTAACGCTTGAACCAAGAGGCGGTAGTGCAAGTCCAACACTATCACAAATGGTGGTAATGGGCAAATATTAA
- a CDS encoding NAD(P)H-hydrate dehydratase translates to MLPLLIAEQIREGDAYTIANEPVASIDLMERASKAFVGWFVNRFPDKNEPITFYCGTGNNGGDGLAIARILCDHHYNKLNVVIARFSDKASEDFNINFERLKQTCVSIKELAKDEKIPANSSPIIIDALLGSGLNKPLTGDYERLVKFINDLGRTVVAVDVPTGFFSEGEVARDTVAIKADLVITFQQPKINFLLPESAPYINCWEAVNIGINEKFIQSLNSTYQLVEEKDVRHVLKPRHRFSNKGTFGHVLIIAGQAKTMGAALLSSSAAVHAGAGLTTACIPESGLTALNSYQPEIMAIVRNGDELPDIEWDKFSSIAVGPGLGKDADALTLLKAIIKNYKQPLVIDADALNLLAENKALLTRLPAGSILTPHMKEFDRLFGEHTNWWQRLQTAIKKAKELNLCILLKNDYTIIATPNGKAYFNSSGNAAMASGGMGDVLTGVIAALLGQKYPPDQACVIGAYIHGKAGDELALPNRMHVVLPGKLVAQLPVTMAKLRA, encoded by the coding sequence ATGCTTCCTTTATTAATTGCCGAACAAATTCGCGAAGGCGATGCTTATACTATCGCTAATGAACCTGTTGCTTCTATTGATTTGATGGAACGCGCCTCAAAAGCTTTTGTGGGTTGGTTCGTTAACCGTTTCCCCGATAAAAACGAGCCGATAACTTTTTACTGTGGTACAGGGAATAACGGCGGCGACGGGCTTGCCATTGCGCGTATTTTATGTGATCATCATTATAATAAGCTCAACGTTGTAATAGCCCGGTTTTCTGATAAGGCATCGGAGGATTTTAACATCAATTTTGAAAGGCTAAAACAAACTTGCGTATCTATAAAAGAACTTGCCAAAGATGAAAAGATCCCGGCGAATAGCAGCCCGATAATTATTGACGCCCTGCTTGGCAGCGGCTTGAACAAACCGCTCACCGGCGATTATGAACGGCTGGTTAAGTTCATTAATGATTTGGGCCGAACAGTTGTTGCTGTTGATGTACCCACAGGTTTTTTTTCGGAAGGGGAAGTAGCCAGGGATACCGTTGCTATAAAAGCCGACCTTGTAATTACTTTTCAGCAGCCTAAAATCAATTTCCTGTTGCCGGAATCGGCACCTTATATCAATTGCTGGGAAGCCGTGAATATTGGCATTAATGAAAAGTTTATCCAGTCGTTAAATTCAACATACCAGCTTGTTGAAGAAAAAGATGTGAGGCACGTATTAAAACCGCGTCATCGTTTCAGTAATAAAGGCACATTTGGTCATGTGCTGATTATTGCAGGGCAGGCAAAAACCATGGGGGCGGCGTTATTAAGCTCATCAGCTGCAGTACATGCCGGGGCGGGCCTGACAACTGCCTGCATCCCCGAAAGTGGTTTAACCGCACTAAACAGTTATCAGCCCGAGATTATGGCCATAGTCAGGAACGGTGATGAACTGCCTGATATTGAATGGGATAAATTTAGCTCGATAGCTGTGGGGCCTGGTTTAGGCAAAGACGCAGATGCTTTAACATTATTAAAAGCAATTATCAAAAACTATAAACAACCGTTGGTTATTGATGCCGACGCGTTGAACCTGCTTGCAGAAAATAAAGCATTATTAACCCGGCTACCCGCGGGGAGTATCTTAACCCCGCACATGAAAGAGTTTGACAGGCTTTTTGGCGAACATACCAACTGGTGGCAGCGGCTGCAAACCGCTATAAAAAAGGCAAAGGAGTTAAACCTGTGTATCTTGCTGAAAAATGATTATACCATCATCGCTACACCCAATGGCAAAGCTTATTTTAACTCATCAGGAAATGCTGCTATGGCAAGCGGAGGTATGGGCGATGTACTTACCGGTGTAATAGCTGCTTTGCTTGGGCAAAAGTATCCGCCAGATCAAGCCTGTGTCATTGGTGCCTATATTCACGGTAAGGCCGGCGATGAACTCGCATTGCCAAACCGGATGCATGTTGTTTTACCCGGTAAGCTTGTTGCACAATTGCCTGTTACTATGGCAAAGTTAAGGGCATAA
- a CDS encoding hydrogen peroxide-inducible genes activator has translation MTITQLEYIVAVDTYRSFVLAAEKCFVTQPTLSMQVQKLEDTLGVKIFDRSKQPVVPTEIGIEIITQARVMLSESEKIREIISDRQKELSGELRVGIIPTVSPYILPKIIHGFIEKYPQVKLIVWEQTTEEIIQQLKLGMLDCGILSTPLHENNLTEIPVFYENFVAYVSKNSKLSKKKNIVPDDIDMEEIWILNEGHCMREQVLNICQRRKSTRGFQHFEYNTGSVETLKRMVDQNNGATILPELALSELSEKQLDKVRYFKSPEPAREVSIVIQRNFLKRRMIEALKAEILEFVPKRMKSKKKKEVMDI, from the coding sequence ATGACTATCACACAACTGGAGTATATTGTGGCTGTTGATACCTATCGCAGCTTTGTTTTGGCAGCCGAGAAATGTTTTGTTACCCAGCCAACATTAAGCATGCAGGTACAAAAACTGGAGGATACGCTTGGCGTTAAGATCTTCGACCGCAGCAAACAGCCCGTTGTGCCTACCGAAATAGGGATCGAAATAATTACCCAGGCACGTGTAATGCTGTCTGAGAGCGAAAAGATCAGGGAAATTATATCCGACAGGCAAAAGGAACTTTCGGGAGAATTACGGGTAGGCATCATCCCTACCGTTTCGCCCTATATATTACCCAAAATCATCCATGGCTTTATTGAAAAATATCCGCAGGTAAAATTGATTGTATGGGAACAAACTACCGAAGAGATCATTCAACAGCTAAAACTTGGTATGCTTGACTGCGGCATCCTTTCTACTCCGCTTCATGAAAACAACCTTACCGAGATTCCTGTATTTTATGAAAATTTTGTAGCCTACGTATCCAAAAACAGCAAACTTTCTAAAAAGAAGAATATTGTTCCGGATGATATAGATATGGAGGAGATCTGGATCCTGAACGAAGGCCATTGTATGCGTGAGCAGGTTTTGAATATTTGCCAGCGACGTAAATCAACCCGTGGCTTTCAGCATTTTGAATACAATACCGGCAGCGTTGAAACCCTAAAACGCATGGTCGACCAAAATAACGGGGCAACCATCCTCCCCGAGTTGGCCCTGTCTGAGCTTAGCGAGAAACAACTGGATAAGGTACGCTATTTTAAATCGCCCGAACCCGCCCGTGAGGTAAGCATTGTGATACAGCGTAACTTTTTAAAACGCCGTATGATTGAAGCGCTGAAAGCTGAAATACTGGAATTTGTGCCCAAGCGGATGAAAAGCAAAAAGAAAAAAGAAGTGATGGATATTTAG
- the rhuM gene encoding RhuM family protein — translation MFNGETFWLTQKRMAGLFGVEVPAISKHLRNIFESAELDETSVVSKMETTANDGKNYVTAFYSLDAIIAVGYRVNSFQATQFRINK, via the coding sequence ATGTTCAATGGCGAAACTTTTTGGCTCACTCAAAAGCGCATGGCAGGATTGTTTGGAGTAGAAGTGCCTGCTATTAGCAAGCATCTGAGAAATATTTTTGAGAGCGCTGAACTTGACGAAACTTCAGTTGTTTCCAAAATGGAAACAACTGCAAATGATGGTAAGAATTATGTAACTGCATTTTACAGTTTAGATGCTATCATCGCTGTCGGTTACCGCGTTAACAGTTTCCAGGCCACTCAATTTCGGATAAATAAATAA